A DNA window from Trichomycterus rosablanca isolate fTriRos1 chromosome 9, fTriRos1.hap1, whole genome shotgun sequence contains the following coding sequences:
- the serpina10a gene encoding serpin peptidase inhibitor, clade A (alpha-1 antiproteinase, antitrypsin), member 10a — MEMGIFIVITVSILAGSVHAQVQNADMEELAGRSAHFATALYRKVASTSDDNIVISPLAATLGLASLAAGADANTRSELLQGLALAPMERDGEPDRIPTLLQQLRETSAQTLATGLFISRQLEPESSFSSQVKKFYSTDVQSVDFTGTQATKGQINDFVTSSTGNKITDVAGAFDPQTQLMLISAAYFTGQWKLPFNASFTQEERFFINKYQIIQVPMMIRSGKFYLAYDPALKVGILKLPCVDGIAMLVLLPDEDVDYTFIDESLTGEVFLTWVARLKKTKLEVQLPRFSLDQTFSLKQSLPSLGMSKILDSSTDLSGISKSSSLKLSEALQKVSVEVDEGQGSDASSSSSLLDSLPPRLTFNRPFLFLIYHEATKSLLHMGRVVDPTKK; from the exons ATGGAGATGGGCATCTTCATTGTGATCACTGTCAGCATTTTGGCTGGCAGCGTTCACGCTCAGGTGCAAAATGCAGACATGGAGGAACTGGCAGGCCGCAGCGCACACTTCGCAACGGCATTGTACCGCAAGGTAGCCAGCACCAGCGATGATAACATTGTCATCTCACCTCTGGCTGCCACTCTGGGCTTGGCGTCCTTGGCAGCAGGAGCTGACGCGAACACTCGTAGTGAGCTGTTGCAAGGTTTAGCTCTGGCTCCCATGGAGAGAGACGGAGAGCCAGACAGGATCCCAACGTTACTGCAGCAGTTGAGGGAAACATCGGCTCAGACGCTGGCTACGGGTCTGTTCATCAGCCGGCAGCTCGAACCTGAGTCCAGCTTCAGCAGCCAGGTCAAGAAGTTTTACAGCACTGATGTGCAAAGTGTGGATTTCACCGGTACCCAAGCTACCAAAGGGCAGATCAATGACTTTGTTACAAGCAGCACTGGGAACAAGATCACAGATGTAGCTGGTGCTTTTGATCCTCAAACCCAGCTGATGCTCATCAGTGCTGCGTACTTCACAG GACAGTGGAAGCTCCCTTTCAATGCCAGCTTTACTCAGGAGGAGAGATTTTTCATTAACAAGTACCAGATCATCCAGGTTCCAATGATGATCCGTTCCGGCAAATTCTACCTGGCTTACGACCCGGCTCTGAAGGTGGGAATTCTGAAGCTGCCCTGCGTGGATGGCATTGCCATGCTTGTCCTTTTGCCAGATGAAGATGTAGATTATACATTTATCGATGAGTCCCTGACTGGTGAAGTGTTCCTCACATGGGTGGCAAGGTTGAAGAAAAC GAAGTTGGAGGTTCAGTTGCCTCGGTTCTCACTGGATCAGACCTTCTCTCTAAAGCAAAGCCTGCCAAGTCTGGGAATGAGCAAAATCCTGGACAGCAGCACAGACCTGTCTGGAATCAGCAAATCGTCCAGCCTGAAGCTGTCTGAG GCGCTGCAGAAGGTTTCAGTGGAAGTGGACGAAGGACAAGGCTCAGACGCTTCTTCCTCAAGCAGCTTATTGGATTCTCTTCCTCCGAGGCTCACTTTCAATCGGCCCTTCCTCTTCCTCATCTACCACGAGGCCACCAAAAGCCTGCTGCACATGGGCCGTGTGGTTGACCCCACTAAGAAGTAA
- the prph2lb gene encoding peripherin 2-like b isoform X1, translating into MAVLKVTFTKTKRNKLAQALWVLNWVSVITGLILFSLGLFLKVEIQKRRELMTDEIYSVPNMLMTVGLAACAINFLGAKICYDCVDVVKFLQWKLLMLSYIICTFIFTFGILVGALMCYTMRIDLEESLFLGLRDAMRFYKDTDTPGRCYIKLTIDLLQIQFQCCGNDGHRDWFDIQWISYRYLDMTSTKVMDRQRSNVRGKYLLDSVPFSCCNLYSPRPCIQHQITNSSAHYNYDYQTDELNLNHKGCRQALLEYYTQIMQSIGLIVLIIWLFELSVLTGVRYLQTAMENVLRSGNPDSESDGWLLENSIAETARYNFKIIKNLGKCYQVDDDPNINVPTTSQHAQDNLPTQQSEILITT; encoded by the exons ATGGCAGTCCTAAAAGTGACCTTCACCAAGACCAAACGGAACAAACTCGCCCAGGCTTTGTGGGTGCTAAACTGGGTATCAGTGATTACCGGCCTCATCCTTTTCAGCTTGGGCCTCTTTTTAAAAGTGGAGATTCAAAAGAGGAGAGAGCTCATGACCGACGAGATCTACTCAGTGCCAAACATGCTGATGACTGTGGGTCTGGCTGCCTGTGCCATCAACTTCCTGGGTGCTAAGATCTGCTATGACTGTGTGGATGTTGTGAAGTTTCTGCAGTGGAAGTTATTAATGCTTTCCTATATTATATGTACGTTCATCTTCACCTTCGGTATTCTGGTGGGAGCTCTGATGTGCTACACTATGCGTATTGACCTGGAAGAGTCTTTGTTTTTGGGTCTGCGGGACGCCATGCGCTTCTACAAGGACACAGATACGCCAGGGCGTTGTTACATCAAGCTTACTATTGACCTCCTGCAGATCCAGTTCCAGTGCTGTGGTAATGATGGCCACAGAGACTGGTTTGACATCCAGTGGATCAGTTACAGATACTTAGACATGACCAGCACTAAAGTGATGGA CCGCCAGAGAAGCAATGTTAGAGGAAAGTATCTTTTGGACAGTGTGCCCTTCAGCTGCTGTAACCTGTACTCACCGAGGCCTTGCATCCAGCACCAAATCACCAACAGTTCTGCTCACTACAACTATGACTATCAGACAGATGAACTAAACCTTAACCATAAAGGTTGCAGACAGGCTCTTCTGGAATACTACACCCAGATCATGCAGTCCATTGGCTTAATTGTGCTCATCATCTGGCTCTTTGAG CTGTCAGTGCTTACTGGAGTACGATACCTACAGACTGCCATGGAGAACGTCCTGAGGTCAGGAAATCCTGATTCCGAGTCTGACGGCTGGCTTCTAGAGAACAGTATTGCTGAGACGGCCCGCTATAACTTTAAAATTATCAAGAACCTTGGCAAGTGTTACCAGGTGGACGATGATCCCAACATTAATGTCCCAACCACTAGCCAGCATGCTCAGGACAACTTACCCACTCA ACAGTCTGAGATTCTCATCACTACCTGA
- the prph2lb gene encoding peripherin 2-like b isoform X2, with product MAVLKVTFTKTKRNKLAQALWVLNWVSVITGLILFSLGLFLKVEIQKRRELMTDEIYSVPNMLMTVGLAACAINFLGAKICYDCVDVVKFLQWKLLMLSYIICTFIFTFGILVGALMCYTMRIDLEESLFLGLRDAMRFYKDTDTPGRCYIKLTIDLLQIQFQCCGNDGHRDWFDIQWISYRYLDMTSTKVMDRQRSNVRGKYLLDSVPFSCCNLYSPRPCIQHQITNSSAHYNYDYQTDELNLNHKGCRQALLEYYTQIMQSIGLIVLIIWLFELSVLTGVRYLQTAMENVLRSGNPDSESDGWLLENSIAETARYNFKIIKNLGKCYQVDDDPNINVPTTSQHAQDNLPTQQIPMAS from the exons ATGGCAGTCCTAAAAGTGACCTTCACCAAGACCAAACGGAACAAACTCGCCCAGGCTTTGTGGGTGCTAAACTGGGTATCAGTGATTACCGGCCTCATCCTTTTCAGCTTGGGCCTCTTTTTAAAAGTGGAGATTCAAAAGAGGAGAGAGCTCATGACCGACGAGATCTACTCAGTGCCAAACATGCTGATGACTGTGGGTCTGGCTGCCTGTGCCATCAACTTCCTGGGTGCTAAGATCTGCTATGACTGTGTGGATGTTGTGAAGTTTCTGCAGTGGAAGTTATTAATGCTTTCCTATATTATATGTACGTTCATCTTCACCTTCGGTATTCTGGTGGGAGCTCTGATGTGCTACACTATGCGTATTGACCTGGAAGAGTCTTTGTTTTTGGGTCTGCGGGACGCCATGCGCTTCTACAAGGACACAGATACGCCAGGGCGTTGTTACATCAAGCTTACTATTGACCTCCTGCAGATCCAGTTCCAGTGCTGTGGTAATGATGGCCACAGAGACTGGTTTGACATCCAGTGGATCAGTTACAGATACTTAGACATGACCAGCACTAAAGTGATGGA CCGCCAGAGAAGCAATGTTAGAGGAAAGTATCTTTTGGACAGTGTGCCCTTCAGCTGCTGTAACCTGTACTCACCGAGGCCTTGCATCCAGCACCAAATCACCAACAGTTCTGCTCACTACAACTATGACTATCAGACAGATGAACTAAACCTTAACCATAAAGGTTGCAGACAGGCTCTTCTGGAATACTACACCCAGATCATGCAGTCCATTGGCTTAATTGTGCTCATCATCTGGCTCTTTGAG CTGTCAGTGCTTACTGGAGTACGATACCTACAGACTGCCATGGAGAACGTCCTGAGGTCAGGAAATCCTGATTCCGAGTCTGACGGCTGGCTTCTAGAGAACAGTATTGCTGAGACGGCCCGCTATAACTTTAAAATTATCAAGAACCTTGGCAAGTGTTACCAGGTGGACGATGATCCCAACATTAATGTCCCAACCACTAGCCAGCATGCTCAGGACAACTTACCCACTCAGCAAATCCCCATGGCCAGCTAA